Proteins encoded within one genomic window of Chlorobaculum sp. MV4-Y:
- the tatA gene encoding twin-arginine translocase TatA/TatE family subunit, with amino-acid sequence MFGLGGQELVLILLIVLLLFGAQKLPELAKGLGKGIKEFKKAQNEIEEEFNKATDDSSSKEKKETKA; translated from the coding sequence ATGTTCGGTTTAGGCGGCCAGGAACTCGTTCTCATTTTGCTCATTGTCCTTCTCCTGTTCGGCGCTCAGAAGCTGCCCGAACTTGCCAAAGGGCTTGGCAAGGGCATCAAGGAGTTCAAAAAAGCTCAGAATGAAATAGAGGAAGAGTTTAACAAAGCGACAGACGATTCTTCCAGCAAAGAGAAAAAGGAGACCAAGGCCTGA